The proteins below come from a single Gimesia alba genomic window:
- a CDS encoding porin, with the protein MNNSPIYPSMKSQRIQMGGWIDQGFTGNFQKPSNNFNLPVTFNDRSNEYQMNQLYLFMERAVDFGGDQLDWGFRADLLYGTDYFYTTALGLETHADGSPHWNSGDGPRRIGTNTYAMYGLAMPQLYAELYVPWLEGVSIKAGHFYTPIGYEKVTAPDNFFYSHSYTMQYGEPFTHTGILGTFQVNEQLQLLAGVARGWDAWEDPNDDAELLAGIGWVSSNQATNINLTLSSGDQDVAADASANRTIISFVLSHQLNDCLTYVFQSDFGIQENGNINQAFQLSPAKWYSINQYLYYDVSETLAWGARFEWFRDQDFSRVLQLAPPFASGGNYFELTVGANWRPHPCVTVRPELRFDWSDTSATIPNVPGPYRNFQSDYQVLLGGDLIIRF; encoded by the coding sequence ATGAATAATTCTCCCATTTATCCCTCAATGAAGTCCCAACGGATTCAAATGGGTGGCTGGATCGATCAAGGTTTTACCGGGAATTTCCAGAAACCTTCCAACAATTTCAACCTGCCGGTGACATTCAATGACCGTTCCAATGAATATCAGATGAACCAGCTGTATCTGTTCATGGAACGAGCCGTTGATTTTGGCGGCGATCAACTGGACTGGGGTTTCCGCGCCGACTTACTCTATGGTACCGATTACTTTTATACCACTGCCCTGGGACTCGAAACCCACGCAGACGGTTCTCCCCACTGGAATAGTGGAGATGGTCCTCGTCGCATTGGCACCAACACTTATGCCATGTATGGGCTTGCGATGCCTCAACTTTATGCCGAGCTTTATGTTCCCTGGCTGGAAGGTGTGAGTATCAAAGCAGGTCACTTCTACACACCGATCGGATATGAAAAAGTAACCGCACCGGATAATTTCTTCTATTCACACTCTTATACCATGCAATACGGTGAACCCTTCACCCACACCGGTATTCTGGGAACCTTCCAGGTGAATGAGCAACTTCAACTGCTGGCAGGTGTCGCTCGTGGCTGGGATGCATGGGAAGATCCGAATGACGATGCCGAATTACTGGCTGGAATCGGCTGGGTTAGCAGCAATCAAGCGACCAACATCAATCTTACTTTGTCCTCTGGCGATCAGGACGTTGCTGCCGACGCCAGTGCGAACCGTACCATTATTAGTTTCGTTCTGTCCCATCAACTCAATGATTGTCTGACCTATGTCTTCCAGAGTGATTTCGGAATTCAGGAAAACGGGAATATCAATCAGGCATTCCAACTCTCGCCGGCAAAATGGTACTCAATCAATCAATATCTGTACTATGATGTCTCTGAGACACTCGCATGGGGAGCCCGCTTCGAATGGTTCCGCGATCAGGATTTCTCAAGAGTTCTGCAATTAGCTCCCCCGTTTGCTTCAGGGGGCAATTACTTTGAATTGACGGTAGGAGCCAACTGGCGTCCTCACCCCTGTGTGACAGTTCGACCAGAATTACGATTCGACTGGTCTGACACCAGCGCCACAATACCGAATGTTCCAGGCCCTTACCGTAACTTCCAGTCAGATTATCAGGTCCTGCTGGGCGGTGACTTAATCATTCGCTTCTAA
- a CDS encoding cation diffusion facilitator family transporter gives MAASDPSGQPDLPPQAPVLDVFPDALELSVDVTRVRRRRTARLIKVAWLGISVRLFVIVMELVGLWFLGHSVLLVDALASCADVFTSLAILFAIRLAEQPPDEDHPFGHGRYEPLAGFQLGILILIVGTGTFGYQLFAAISHTQSELIGWVSWTIPLFAAILLELTCRVVLRMAQQEKSSAMIAEAYHYRVDAITSFVAAFGLIIASQIPSYGHLIDHITAMILAVIMVYLGWVAARENLHELTDKIPHQKYFDQVKASAMKVEGVLDVEKVRIQTAGPDAHVNIDIEVNPNETVDQAHLTAQQVRHQIQHDWPTVREVVVHVEPYYEADH, from the coding sequence ATGGCAGCGTCCGATCCATCAGGGCAACCCGATTTACCGCCTCAGGCTCCTGTGCTTGATGTCTTCCCCGATGCGCTGGAATTATCAGTTGATGTTACGCGTGTCCGCCGTCGCAGAACCGCACGCCTGATCAAAGTGGCCTGGCTGGGAATTTCGGTTCGCCTGTTTGTGATTGTGATGGAGCTGGTCGGGCTCTGGTTTCTGGGGCACTCTGTCCTGCTGGTCGATGCGCTGGCGAGTTGTGCCGATGTCTTTACGTCACTGGCGATTCTGTTTGCCATCCGACTGGCAGAACAGCCTCCCGATGAAGATCACCCCTTCGGTCACGGTCGCTATGAACCTCTGGCCGGATTTCAACTGGGCATTCTGATTCTGATTGTGGGAACGGGAACGTTCGGATATCAACTGTTTGCCGCCATCAGTCATACACAGTCGGAACTGATTGGCTGGGTCAGTTGGACAATTCCTCTGTTTGCTGCGATTCTGCTGGAGTTGACCTGCCGCGTGGTATTGAGAATGGCCCAACAAGAAAAAAGCTCAGCCATGATCGCCGAAGCCTATCATTATCGAGTGGATGCCATCACCAGTTTTGTGGCTGCCTTTGGTTTGATTATCGCCAGTCAGATTCCCAGCTATGGACATCTAATCGATCACATCACAGCGATGATTCTGGCTGTGATCATGGTCTACCTGGGATGGGTCGCCGCCCGAGAGAATCTGCATGAACTGACGGATAAGATTCCCCATCAGAAATATTTCGACCAGGTAAAAGCCTCTGCGATGAAGGTCGAAGGGGTGCTCGACGTGGAAAAAGTTCGAATTCAGACTGCCGGCCCAGACGCGCACGTGAACATTGATATTGAAGTCAATCCTAATGAAACCGTCGATCAGGCTCACTTAACGGCTCAACAGGTACGACACCAGATTCAACACGACTGGCCCACGGTAAGGGAAGTGGTGGTGCATGTCGAGCCTTATTATGAAGCCGATCACTAA
- a CDS encoding M24 family metallopeptidase — MTIVAVNANAPISSGEIPTSDPRRAIDVDYKQQQIVDFLEQNQLDALLLQSPENIAWFTSGADLTRAGSANESCAAVFITQDARLIACSNVDANQIFDRAIPGLGFQIKTRPWYEPLSQLIKDLCKGRKVASDTGVEQTQNVSADLKAFRFPFTELEGERIRTLGKLVSHAVEATARRVEQGQTEQEIAGCLSHRLLKHGVSPKRLQVMVDGQSIRYRHWGFGEDRLERYCVISAVGSQNGLHAAATRTVALGKPPSSFIKSHHLALLMQATGIYFSKPDWALFDTWNRVKRIYEKYDCPDEWQHADQADIIGYQPAETSILLNSDFKFKPGMAAFWHPSVGPAMTGDTILIEQDQTILITPMEQWPTAKIMVKEHQMSLPDILILPD; from the coding sequence ATGACCATCGTGGCAGTCAATGCGAATGCACCTATCTCTTCCGGAGAAATTCCCACGAGCGACCCACGACGTGCAATCGATGTTGACTACAAACAGCAGCAGATCGTCGACTTTCTGGAACAGAATCAACTCGATGCTTTGCTCTTGCAGTCTCCTGAAAACATCGCCTGGTTTACTTCCGGAGCCGATTTGACCCGCGCCGGATCAGCGAATGAAAGTTGTGCGGCTGTCTTTATTACCCAGGATGCCCGGCTGATCGCTTGCAGCAATGTAGACGCCAATCAGATCTTCGACCGTGCGATTCCCGGTCTCGGTTTTCAAATTAAAACCCGTCCCTGGTATGAACCATTATCACAGTTGATTAAAGATCTCTGCAAGGGAAGAAAAGTCGCCAGCGATACGGGCGTGGAACAGACGCAAAATGTTTCCGCTGATTTAAAAGCATTCCGTTTTCCTTTCACCGAACTGGAAGGCGAACGTATTCGAACTCTGGGCAAACTCGTCTCCCACGCAGTGGAAGCCACTGCCCGCAGAGTCGAACAGGGTCAGACAGAACAGGAGATCGCAGGCTGTCTGTCCCATCGGTTGTTAAAACACGGCGTCAGCCCCAAACGCTTACAGGTGATGGTTGATGGTCAGAGCATTCGCTATCGGCACTGGGGTTTCGGAGAAGACCGTCTGGAACGTTACTGCGTGATTTCAGCGGTCGGCTCACAAAATGGGTTGCATGCCGCGGCGACGCGAACGGTTGCGCTGGGAAAACCACCCTCCAGCTTTATCAAGTCTCATCATCTGGCTTTGTTGATGCAGGCAACGGGGATCTATTTCTCCAAACCAGATTGGGCATTGTTCGATACTTGGAATCGCGTCAAACGGATTTATGAAAAGTATGATTGCCCTGATGAATGGCAGCACGCTGATCAGGCAGATATCATCGGCTATCAGCCCGCAGAAACGTCCATTCTGTTGAATAGTGATTTCAAATTTAAACCCGGTATGGCAGCGTTCTGGCATCCTTCTGTGGGGCCGGCGATGACGGGAGATACAATTCTGATCGAACAGGATCAAACGATCCTGATCACCCCGATGGAACAGTGGCCGACCGCTAAGATTATGGTCAAAGAGCATCAAATGTCGTTGCCCGACATTCTGATCCTGCCCGATTGA
- a CDS encoding TIGR03545 family protein: MKWNYLLPRFTLAAILWVFFAFAFDPLIRTGLVQMGESLTGTKVEMVSLQTGFFPPSIKAGPIAIASRKDKSYLATFDQVELKLSGKPLLHRNLIVEEATISGMEFDTPRTATDELSENDSSHPGNSFFLDSRRFREKSKELGKSWLSILKDSAAEQLDPNRLQTVRVSKTIQQEWKQRFDQYETRLKQVKLEIDSVENKVKTADGKTIDKIKTYAESAERVDLLVREGKQIRSELNALPQIAQQDYLRIERAKEQDLANLDQLVDSVSPDPQKILHALIGEELSQQLEQISGWSGMIFETVKTLRDEQEPERMQGEWIDFRRDTELPKILFKKIRLSGNARVDQQKYPFVGLIKELSSSPSLYRQPIHLQAQVEADAEIKFAGDLKFYEADPTHEFVVLFQLPHQKKIKLEDSDKLSLSLIADQTECKSYVTLREREFQCRLEFNQSPVRFEVATSESGNQVMAGIVQQTLASIDTISATLHCSGSYERPEVRLESELGEKIAQGLKLAFQSQLVKQKQNMAQQIERLAGQEREQLVQALNRQYSDVIANLEQEESKVQAVIQKVSNRPLDIRRLLR, encoded by the coding sequence ATGAAGTGGAATTACCTGCTCCCTCGATTTACGCTGGCTGCCATTCTCTGGGTCTTTTTTGCCTTCGCCTTTGATCCATTGATTCGGACCGGCTTGGTCCAGATGGGAGAATCGCTAACCGGTACGAAAGTAGAAATGGTGAGCCTCCAGACAGGCTTCTTTCCTCCTTCCATCAAGGCCGGCCCGATTGCGATTGCCAGCCGCAAGGATAAAAGCTATCTGGCGACCTTCGATCAAGTCGAACTGAAACTATCCGGTAAACCTCTGTTGCACCGAAATCTGATTGTTGAAGAAGCAACCATCTCCGGGATGGAGTTTGATACGCCCCGTACAGCAACCGATGAACTTTCGGAGAATGATTCCAGTCATCCCGGTAACAGTTTCTTTTTAGATTCCCGTCGCTTTCGTGAAAAATCAAAAGAGTTAGGGAAATCCTGGCTGAGTATTTTAAAAGACTCGGCTGCCGAGCAGCTCGACCCGAATCGTCTGCAGACCGTGCGTGTTTCGAAGACGATTCAGCAGGAATGGAAGCAGCGATTTGACCAATATGAAACGCGTCTGAAGCAGGTGAAATTGGAGATTGATTCCGTCGAGAACAAAGTAAAGACGGCGGATGGCAAGACGATTGATAAAATCAAAACCTATGCCGAGTCGGCTGAGCGAGTCGACTTGCTGGTCAGAGAAGGCAAGCAGATTCGTAGTGAACTGAATGCTCTCCCTCAAATTGCACAACAGGATTATTTGCGAATTGAGCGGGCCAAGGAACAGGATCTGGCGAACCTCGATCAACTGGTGGATTCTGTCTCACCGGACCCGCAGAAAATTTTGCACGCATTGATCGGCGAGGAATTGTCTCAGCAGTTGGAACAGATTTCCGGTTGGTCAGGCATGATTTTTGAAACTGTCAAAACGCTACGGGACGAACAGGAACCGGAACGGATGCAAGGCGAATGGATTGATTTTCGTCGAGACACAGAGCTGCCGAAGATTCTGTTCAAGAAAATCCGCTTAAGCGGAAACGCTCGCGTCGATCAGCAGAAGTATCCCTTCGTCGGACTGATCAAAGAGCTTTCATCCTCTCCTTCCCTGTACCGGCAACCGATTCATCTCCAGGCCCAGGTCGAAGCAGACGCCGAGATCAAATTCGCCGGAGATCTCAAATTTTATGAAGCGGATCCCACACACGAGTTTGTCGTTCTGTTTCAATTGCCGCACCAGAAAAAAATCAAGCTCGAAGATTCCGACAAGCTGTCACTGTCTTTAATTGCTGACCAGACCGAATGCAAATCTTACGTCACGTTAAGAGAGCGTGAGTTTCAATGCCGCCTTGAATTCAATCAGAGCCCGGTTCGGTTTGAAGTCGCTACATCTGAGTCCGGGAATCAGGTCATGGCGGGCATCGTGCAGCAGACACTAGCGTCGATTGACACTATTTCCGCGACCCTGCATTGCTCCGGTTCGTATGAGCGACCGGAAGTCAGGCTGGAATCGGAACTGGGAGAGAAAATCGCCCAGGGTTTGAAGCTTGCGTTCCAATCACAATTAGTGAAACAAAAACAGAACATGGCTCAGCAGATTGAGCGACTCGCGGGACAGGAACGGGAGCAACTCGTTCAAGCATTGAATCGCCAGTATTCCGACGTCATTGCAAACCTCGAACAAGAGGAATCCAAAGTACAAGCGGTCATTCAAAAAGTCTCAAACCGTCCCTTGGATATTCGTAGACTACTCCGCTAA
- a CDS encoding TIGR03546 family protein, translated as MSYWLRSLRFLASALSSASSPRQLALGFSMGMVIGLVPKENLIAVVLLFILASSKVNLCSASLSTILFSWLSLLFDPLSHLIGRSVLLASPFQNFWQSVYELPLAPWTDFNNTIVMGSLILGLLLFYPMFHFSKPQFEKYTPLVAAKLKKYWIVKILWGTEVGTIVGEVS; from the coding sequence ATGTCTTATTGGCTTCGATCTCTGCGATTTCTTGCGAGTGCGCTCAGTAGCGCCTCTTCTCCCCGGCAGTTGGCCCTCGGCTTCAGTATGGGAATGGTCATTGGTCTGGTACCTAAAGAGAATTTGATTGCGGTAGTTCTGCTGTTCATTCTCGCCAGTTCTAAAGTCAATCTTTGCTCGGCTTCCCTGTCGACAATTCTGTTCTCCTGGCTTTCTTTACTGTTCGATCCGTTAAGTCATCTGATCGGTCGTAGCGTTCTGCTGGCATCCCCATTTCAGAATTTCTGGCAGTCAGTTTATGAACTGCCCCTGGCACCCTGGACTGATTTCAACAATACCATCGTGATGGGCAGTCTGATTCTGGGACTGTTGCTGTTTTATCCGATGTTTCATTTCTCAAAACCTCAGTTTGAAAAATACACGCCGCTGGTGGCAGCGAAATTAAAAAAATATTGGATCGTGAAAATACTCTGGGGAACGGAAGTCGGTACGATTGTCGGGGAAGTCTCATGA
- the crcB gene encoding fluoride efflux transporter CrcB: MSQLLAVGLGGFVGAIARYSISEFMWRKYPGFPAGTFLVNATGCLLIGILMAIVTHKQLHPSLAVHEHASLFLISGFLGSLTTFSTFGHETVSLLRNSELHHALFNVTGNLVVGFFAVWLGWASVMFWLEK, encoded by the coding sequence GTGTCACAATTGCTGGCTGTCGGGTTAGGAGGCTTTGTCGGTGCCATCGCGCGCTACAGCATCTCGGAATTCATGTGGAGGAAATATCCGGGGTTTCCGGCAGGAACGTTTCTCGTGAATGCCACCGGTTGTCTGTTGATTGGAATTCTGATGGCGATCGTCACGCATAAACAACTGCATCCTTCATTGGCCGTGCATGAGCATGCGAGTCTATTTTTGATCTCCGGTTTTCTGGGTTCACTGACCACCTTCTCGACTTTCGGCCATGAAACGGTCAGTTTGCTCAGGAATTCCGAACTGCATCACGCGCTGTTCAATGTCACCGGAAATCTGGTCGTCGGCTTCTTTGCAGTCTGGTTGGGCTGGGCTTCGGTCATGTTCTGGCTCGAAAAGTAA
- a CDS encoding outer membrane protein assembly factor BamB family protein, which produces MKNESLKLLLPLIAVGLCCGADWPQFRGPLTNNVATSDAPPSKVDQESIAWTADLEGRGASGPIIVGDKVFITSTTGFKQDQLHVMCFDVKTGKRLWERQFWATGRTQCHSKMCVATPTPASDGKRIFATFSSNDVVCLDLDGNLLWIRGLSHDFPNASNSLGMASSPVVVGETLIVPVENDDDSFTTGLDVKTGIARWKIKRPRVANWTSPAILKAAGDGETLVLLQSNDGVDAIYPETGETAWKYEEGAGRIPSTTVGDNVLYVPSKGLTALAPGSSSEPPKVLWSEQKLSPSTASPLFYQKRVYTVNRAGVLTCANPENGDVVWRLRLKGPFSATPIAAANHLYLVSEKGLLQVVQLGEEKGELTGEIDLKETILATPAIADNSLFLRSDKHLWKISSK; this is translated from the coding sequence ATGAAAAACGAATCTCTTAAATTACTGCTGCCCCTGATCGCCGTTGGTTTGTGTTGTGGAGCCGACTGGCCTCAGTTTCGCGGGCCGTTAACGAATAATGTGGCCACGTCCGATGCACCCCCTTCAAAAGTGGATCAGGAAAGCATTGCCTGGACTGCCGACCTGGAAGGACGTGGGGCTTCAGGTCCCATCATCGTTGGCGATAAGGTGTTTATCACCAGTACGACGGGATTCAAGCAGGATCAGCTGCACGTCATGTGTTTTGATGTCAAAACAGGGAAACGTCTCTGGGAACGTCAGTTCTGGGCGACAGGGCGTACACAGTGCCATTCGAAAATGTGTGTCGCAACGCCGACGCCGGCCAGCGATGGTAAGCGAATCTTTGCGACCTTCTCCAGTAACGACGTCGTGTGCCTCGATCTGGATGGCAATCTACTCTGGATTCGTGGGCTGTCTCACGATTTCCCCAATGCCAGTAACAGTCTGGGAATGGCTTCATCACCCGTTGTCGTCGGGGAAACGTTAATCGTACCCGTCGAGAATGATGATGATTCCTTCACAACAGGCCTGGATGTCAAAACCGGTATCGCCCGCTGGAAAATCAAACGTCCGCGCGTCGCCAACTGGACTTCGCCCGCGATTCTGAAGGCAGCAGGTGATGGCGAAACGTTGGTATTGCTGCAGTCGAATGATGGCGTCGATGCCATCTATCCTGAAACGGGCGAAACCGCCTGGAAGTACGAAGAGGGCGCCGGTCGTATTCCCTCAACCACAGTCGGGGATAATGTGCTGTATGTTCCTTCTAAAGGATTGACCGCGTTGGCCCCCGGTTCCAGTAGCGAGCCTCCTAAAGTACTCTGGTCGGAACAGAAACTGTCTCCCTCTACCGCCAGTCCGCTCTTTTATCAAAAGCGGGTCTATACAGTGAATCGCGCGGGGGTTTTGACCTGTGCGAATCCGGAAAATGGCGATGTCGTCTGGAGACTGCGTTTAAAAGGCCCTTTCAGTGCAACACCGATTGCCGCCGCCAATCATCTGTATCTGGTCAGTGAAAAAGGGTTATTGCAGGTCGTGCAATTAGGAGAAGAGAAGGGGGAACTCACCGGGGAAATCGATCTGAAAGAAACGATTCTGGCAACACCGGCAATTGCAGACAACTCGCTCTTTCTTCGTAGTGACAAACATCTCTGGAAAATCTCTTCCAAATAA
- the trpD gene encoding anthranilate phosphoribosyltransferase, which yields MSTVLKETLDRLLQGESLESEAAYEAIASIMRGECSEVQIAALLTALRMKGETSDELVGAARAMHERALAIPTQTTGLLDTCGTGGDQLHTFNISTAVAIVAAAAGIPVAKHGNRSVSSSSGSSDVLEALGVRLDLTPEQIGQCLETTGIGFCFAPLLHSAMKYVAPVRRELGIRTIFNYLGPLTNPASAEYQLLGANSGQAAEKIAQALLKLGRKHALVVCGNGELDEISLWGKTTVYEITGSELRQFEWTAADFGLSECDVSQLVVKSSEQSAQIILDVFHGEQGAARDMVVANAAAALLAAEKASNLEQAVQKASELIDAGKVFEKLKHLIEFTSKI from the coding sequence ATGTCGACAGTTTTAAAAGAAACCCTGGATCGATTACTTCAAGGCGAAAGCCTGGAGAGTGAGGCAGCGTACGAGGCGATCGCTTCCATCATGCGTGGTGAATGCAGCGAAGTGCAAATCGCGGCACTTTTGACGGCATTGCGGATGAAAGGGGAAACCTCTGACGAACTGGTCGGTGCAGCGCGGGCAATGCATGAACGGGCTCTAGCGATTCCCACTCAGACAACCGGATTGCTGGATACGTGTGGAACGGGAGGAGATCAACTCCATACGTTCAATATCAGTACCGCCGTCGCGATCGTAGCGGCCGCAGCCGGGATTCCCGTCGCGAAGCACGGTAACCGGAGTGTCTCCAGTTCCAGTGGTTCTTCTGACGTGCTGGAAGCATTAGGGGTCCGACTCGACCTAACACCTGAACAAATAGGTCAATGTCTGGAAACAACAGGAATTGGCTTCTGTTTTGCCCCCCTGTTACATTCGGCGATGAAGTATGTGGCCCCCGTGCGCCGGGAACTGGGAATTCGCACCATCTTCAATTACCTCGGGCCTTTAACGAATCCAGCGAGTGCGGAATACCAGTTATTAGGTGCAAACTCGGGACAGGCGGCCGAAAAAATAGCTCAAGCCTTATTAAAATTAGGTCGAAAACATGCATTGGTTGTCTGTGGGAACGGAGAACTGGATGAGATCAGCCTCTGGGGAAAAACAACAGTTTATGAAATTACCGGCTCCGAATTACGTCAATTTGAATGGACAGCCGCTGATTTCGGATTATCGGAATGTGACGTAAGTCAGTTAGTCGTCAAGTCCTCAGAGCAAAGTGCTCAGATCATTCTGGATGTCTTTCATGGTGAACAGGGAGCAGCACGCGATATGGTCGTGGCCAATGCCGCAGCTGCCTTATTGGCAGCGGAAAAGGCTTCAAATCTGGAGCAAGCTGTTCAAAAAGCCTCTGAATTGATCGATGCAGGAAAAGTATTCGAAAAACTCAAACATCTCATCGAGTTTACCAGTAAAATATAA
- a CDS encoding DUF2203 domain-containing protein produces MNAEAQRKLIFTPEEANLRLPLVQAIVKDIVELYQNLHDRQERITEIKRLPGASARDEESAYSEELLQAEVDIENDMEQLKAYVTELLELGVELEDPALGVVNFPALRDGKEIYLCWKLGEEEVSHWHTLDEGFSERQVLFEESLNHDNENSDEPLM; encoded by the coding sequence ATGAATGCTGAAGCACAACGCAAGCTGATTTTCACACCTGAAGAGGCCAATCTTCGTTTACCACTCGTGCAGGCGATCGTCAAAGACATCGTCGAGTTATATCAAAACCTGCATGATCGCCAGGAACGCATCACCGAAATCAAACGCTTGCCTGGTGCGTCCGCCCGTGACGAAGAGTCTGCTTACAGCGAAGAACTGCTCCAGGCTGAGGTTGATATCGAAAACGATATGGAACAACTCAAAGCCTATGTCACCGAGTTGTTGGAACTGGGTGTCGAACTGGAAGACCCGGCTCTGGGCGTGGTGAACTTCCCTGCCCTGCGTGATGGCAAAGAAATCTATCTTTGCTGGAAACTGGGAGAGGAAGAAGTATCTCACTGGCATACGCTGGACGAAGGCTTTTCCGAACGACAGGTGCTGTTTGAAGAATCGTTAAATCATGATAACGAAAACAGCGATGAGCCACTGATGTAA
- a CDS encoding sulfatase-like hydrolase/transferase: protein MYRRLFSFLVVVCLLALFSLSPISAKEKQTRQRPNILLITADNLGYGDLGCYGNPVMKTPQLDKLAKQGVKLTDFYTASPTCTVSRATLMTGRYPQRIGLNHQLSADENYADGLRQSELLIPSYLKKQGYRTACFGKWNIGFSPGSRPTERGFDEFFGFAAGNIDYYHHYYAGRHDLWRGLKEVFVEGYSTDLFADEACNFIAANRQRPFFIYLPFNAPHFPSKRNKQPGQGNEWQAPDSAFAAYGYSPQTKNPQERYRAVVTALDTAIGRVLKQLEQSGLSENTIVIWYSDNGAFMLKDRGLEVASNKPLRDGGVTLWEGGIRVPAIVRYPSHIKAGTVNDAPLISLDILPTLVSLTGGTLPTDRKLDGQNMLPVLEAPETATPRMFFFQYRNYSAVRRGKWKLLRTKPKQSFMLFDLEQDLGETNNVAAKYPQIVTELSQAYQEWEREATTK from the coding sequence ATGTATCGCCGCCTGTTTTCTTTCTTGGTCGTAGTTTGTTTGCTTGCTCTGTTTTCTCTTAGTCCGATTTCTGCAAAAGAAAAGCAGACACGACAACGCCCGAATATTTTGCTGATCACAGCCGACAATCTGGGTTACGGCGACCTGGGATGCTACGGCAATCCCGTGATGAAGACGCCGCAATTGGACAAGTTAGCAAAGCAGGGGGTCAAACTGACCGATTTTTATACCGCCTCGCCGACATGTACGGTTTCCCGGGCCACCTTGATGACCGGCCGCTATCCGCAACGCATCGGACTGAATCACCAGTTAAGCGCGGATGAAAATTACGCGGATGGCTTGAGGCAGAGTGAATTGCTGATCCCGAGTTACCTGAAAAAACAGGGTTATCGCACGGCTTGCTTTGGGAAATGGAATATCGGTTTTTCACCCGGCAGTCGCCCGACAGAGCGGGGCTTTGATGAGTTCTTCGGTTTCGCAGCCGGTAATATTGACTATTATCATCATTACTACGCCGGTCGGCACGATTTGTGGCGCGGCTTAAAAGAAGTCTTCGTGGAAGGGTATTCAACCGATTTATTCGCCGACGAAGCTTGCAACTTCATTGCCGCCAATCGTCAGCGACCATTTTTCATCTACCTCCCCTTCAATGCCCCCCATTTTCCCAGCAAACGGAATAAGCAGCCGGGACAAGGGAATGAATGGCAAGCGCCCGATAGTGCATTTGCCGCCTACGGCTATTCGCCGCAAACGAAAAATCCGCAGGAACGCTACCGCGCCGTTGTCACTGCACTCGATACTGCCATCGGTCGGGTTCTGAAACAGCTGGAACAAAGCGGGCTCAGCGAAAATACGATTGTGATCTGGTACTCGGACAATGGCGCGTTCATGCTCAAGGATCGGGGCCTGGAAGTCGCCAGTAATAAACCGTTGCGCGATGGAGGCGTGACCTTATGGGAAGGGGGAATTCGCGTTCCTGCAATCGTACGCTATCCAAGTCATATCAAAGCGGGAACGGTGAATGACGCCCCGCTGATCAGCCTGGATATTCTGCCGACGTTGGTCTCACTGACAGGGGGCACGCTTCCTACCGACCGGAAACTGGATGGACAGAATATGCTTCCCGTACTCGAAGCACCAGAAACCGCGACGCCCCGCATGTTCTTTTTTCAGTATCGCAACTATAGCGCCGTACGCAGAGGCAAGTGGAAACTGTTACGAACAAAACCGAAACAGTCATTCATGCTTTTTGATCTTGAGCAGGATCTGGGCGAAACGAACAATGTCGCCGCAAAGTACCCGCAGATCGTGACGGAACTATCGCAGGCGTATCAAGAGTGGGAGCGCGAAGCAACAACAAAATAA